The sequence GGTCAGGGCATCGCGGCGGTGTACGAGCGAGTGTAGCACTCGCAGATCAACGGACCAGCGAAGGAGCAAATGAGGGGGAACGAAGGAATCTATGAGGGAGAGCCACGGAACAGCGGAGCGAAGAAACACAGCTTGCGACGCGCAAGCTCCAGCCCGGTGCCTGGTTCTTCCTCGTGGGTTGTCGATCCGCAACGTAGAAGCGGCGCGAAAAGGCCAGAATCAAACCTTAGAACGTGCCGAAAGTTCGCGCTGTTGATTCGCGACTCTCAGCATCCAATCCAGCGCTCGTCGTTCTCTGTTCGTTGTTCTTTCGTCTGGTGCTCTTATTCGGAGGCTTATCATGGGACGCTTAGACGGCAAAGTCGCGCTTGTCACCGGCGCATCGCGCGGTATCGGACGGGCGATTGCCTTAGAGCTGGCGCGCGAGGGCGCAAACGTAGGCATCAACTACCAGAGCAGCGAGGCCGCAGCGCAGGAAGTAGCGCAGCAGATCGGGCAGATGGGCGGCACGGCACTCCTCTTGCGGGCTGATGTCGGCAACAAAGACGAGGCGCGCGGCATGGTCAAGCGCGTGATCGATGCGTGGGGCAGGCTTGATATTCTGGTGAACAACGCCGGTATCACCCGTGATCGCTCGCTGCGCAAGCTGACCGACGACGACTGGATGCAGGTGATCAACACTAACCTGAACAGCGTCTACTTCTGCACCACCGCCGCCATGCCGGTGATGATCGACCAGAAGTTCGGTCGCATCGTCAACATCAGCTCCTACGTCGGGCAGGCGGGCAACTTCGGACAGGCCAACTACGCGGCCAGCAAGGGCGGCATTATTGCCTTCACCAAGAGCTGCGCGATCGAGCTGGCACGCTACAACATCACGGTCAACTCGATCGCTCCGGGCTTCACCATGACCGATATGCTCGCCAAAGTAGCGGAAGAGGTCCAGGATCAGATCAAGGCGAAGATCCCGATGGGCCGCTTCGGCAAGCCCGAAGAGATCGCCAAGGCCGTGGCGTTCCTGGCCGCCGACGCCGACTATATCACCGGGCAGCAGATCAACGTCAATGGCGGCGTGTATATGTAATCGCGTTCGCGCCATATGTCGCAGTGGCGGCACGTGGCCTGCATACCAGGCCGACAGGCCGGGGTGGCCCCCTCGCGTTTCCCGCGCCGTTGCAGAATCGCGTGAGCGTCTTCCCGAACAGGGTGTTTGATTCGGCACTAGCAAGAAAGGCACAACCATGACTCAGCGATCCGACAACAGTAATCCCTTCGATCCCTTTTCCGCCTGGCGCGAAATGCGCGATGCCACGATGGATACATGGTCGAAGGTGATGATCGAGATGGTCAACAGCGAAGCCTACGCCGAGGCGACAGGCCGCATGATGGACTCGTATCTGACAGCATCCGCGCCCTTCCGGCAGGTCATGGAATCGACCATGACCCAGGTGTTGACGCAGCTTAACATGCCTACCCGCGCCGATGTCACCAGCCTGGCCGAGCGGCTGACCAATATCGAGATGCGCCTGGATGATCTGGAGGCGAAGCTCGATACGCTTGAGCGCAACACCAAGCAGGCCGCGCGACCGGCGCAGAGCCGCGCTAAAGGTTCTGCGGAGGAATCATAATGTTTGGCCCAAAACTGCCCCTCACACCCGCCGACTTACAGGCTGAGCTACAACGGATCGAGGAGCAGGCGCGCACCCTGACGCGGGTGACAACACAGCGCGCACCGGTCGGCCAGACGCCCAAGGAGGTGATCTGGACGCTCAACAAGGCGAAGCTGTACCGCTACACGCCCGTCGTTCCCGAATCAGAGCGGCACCCGATCCCGCTGCTGCTGGTCTTCGCCCTGATGAACCGACCGTACATCCTCGATCTCCGGCCCGGCAACAGCTTTGTCGAGTACATGGTCAAGCACGGCTACGATGTCTATCTGCTGGACTGGGGCGCTCCCGGCCCTGAGGATAAGCATCTGAAGTTCGACGATTACGTGCTGGACTATCTCACCCGCGCGATTCGCAAGATGAAGCGCGTCTCCGGCGCGGACGAGTTTAGTATGCTCGGCTGGTGCATCGGCGCGATCGTCTCCACGCTCTATGCCGCGCTCCGCCCCGACGACGGCCTGCGCAATCTGATCTTGCTGACCGCGCCGCTGGACTTTACCGATAGGAAGCGGATCACCTTTGCCGGGTGGCTCGACGAGCGCTACTTCGATGTGGACAAGGTGCTGAATGCGTTCGGCAACATGCCCGGCGAGCTGATCGACTATGGCGCGAAGGCGCTCAAGCCGGTCGAGAACTACATCGGCAACTACCTGCGGCTGTGGGACAACCGCGACGATCCGCGCGTGGTCGAGGCCTGGCACGCGATGAATACCTGGGTCACGGATACGATCGACATGTCCGGCGCGACGTTCCGCCAACTGATCGTGGATTTCTACCGCGAGAACAAGCTGATGCGGGGCACCCTGACGATACGCGGCGAGCGCGTCGATCTCCAACGTATCCGAGCCAGCGTGCTCAATGTGATCGCCGAGAGCGATCATATTACGCCGCCGTGCCAGTCGGAGCGCGTGCTGGAGAAGTTCGGCAGCCAGGACGAGCAGATCATCAGGGTATCGGGCGGTCATATCGGTATCATGGCCGGAAGCGGCGCGATCAAGCGCACCTGGCCGCAGATCGACGCCTGGCTCTCCGAGCGGTCGCACGCTCGCGGGGCCGAGCCCGGCCAGACGTAGCGGCGCGGCGAGTACGTAACTGCGCCCCGATGCTCTGCGCCGTCATTATTTGTGAAGAATTTCACATCTTCATGAACTTGGCTGTAACTTGATGCTGCTAGGATACGGTCAAGCACATGTTCAGGCAATCGATCCAGGCCGTAGATACGGCCACTAAGGAGGACGATCATGACCGAGCGAGAAGCTTTCCAGCAGCAAGTGCGCGAGCAAGTCCAGGCTGCTGAACATATGGTCCAAGATAGCTTCCATCTCTGGAGCACGCTGGCGCTCTCGACGACGGAGATGAGCTTTAACCTGGCGGAGCAAAGCCTGCGCTCAAGCCAGGAAATCCTGTCGATCTATCACCGCATGTACAGCGACGGTGTTAAGACCTGGCAGAGTTACCTGAGCACCTTCGGCGAGACGGTCCAGCGCGCCACTCGCGCCGCATCCAACGGCACGCCGCGCCGGTAGGCACACAGCCTCGTCCAACCGCCGACGTTCCGCCAGGCCGGTTCTAGCACACGCGAGCAGCGCAGGAGTCGAGCTGAGTCATGCAATCATGGCAAGCTTCTTCCTGCGCTGCCTGCGTTCATCTGGAGCGCCGCCTCCCGCTCGATCAGCTTAAGCCTCCTCAGAGCGCAGTGTAGCGCAGGAGTACACCGATGAACGTCATTCTGATTGGTCCGCCGGGCGCAGGCAAAGGTACCCAGGCGGCGGTACTGGAAGAACAAACGCAGTTGAAACATATCGCCAGCGGCGAGCTGCTTCGCCAGCATATGCTCCAAGAGACGGAGCGGGGGCTGCTGGCACGCTCCTATGTCGATACAGGCGAGCTCGTGCCCGACGATGTGGTGATCAGCATGATCCTCGACCGCGTCGCGCGGCCCGATTGTGCG is a genomic window of Herpetosiphonaceae bacterium containing:
- the fabG gene encoding 3-oxoacyl-[acyl-carrier-protein] reductase; the encoded protein is MGRLDGKVALVTGASRGIGRAIALELAREGANVGINYQSSEAAAQEVAQQIGQMGGTALLLRADVGNKDEARGMVKRVIDAWGRLDILVNNAGITRDRSLRKLTDDDWMQVINTNLNSVYFCTTAAMPVMIDQKFGRIVNISSYVGQAGNFGQANYAASKGGIIAFTKSCAIELARYNITVNSIAPGFTMTDMLAKVAEEVQDQIKAKIPMGRFGKPEEIAKAVAFLAADADYITGQQINVNGGVYM
- a CDS encoding poly(R)-hydroxyalkanoic acid synthase subunit PhaE — its product is MTQRSDNSNPFDPFSAWREMRDATMDTWSKVMIEMVNSEAYAEATGRMMDSYLTASAPFRQVMESTMTQVLTQLNMPTRADVTSLAERLTNIEMRLDDLEAKLDTLERNTKQAARPAQSRAKGSAEES
- a CDS encoding alpha/beta fold hydrolase, giving the protein MFGPKLPLTPADLQAELQRIEEQARTLTRVTTQRAPVGQTPKEVIWTLNKAKLYRYTPVVPESERHPIPLLLVFALMNRPYILDLRPGNSFVEYMVKHGYDVYLLDWGAPGPEDKHLKFDDYVLDYLTRAIRKMKRVSGADEFSMLGWCIGAIVSTLYAALRPDDGLRNLILLTAPLDFTDRKRITFAGWLDERYFDVDKVLNAFGNMPGELIDYGAKALKPVENYIGNYLRLWDNRDDPRVVEAWHAMNTWVTDTIDMSGATFRQLIVDFYRENKLMRGTLTIRGERVDLQRIRASVLNVIAESDHITPPCQSERVLEKFGSQDEQIIRVSGGHIGIMAGSGAIKRTWPQIDAWLSERSHARGAEPGQT